In Drosophila simulans strain w501 chromosome 3R, Prin_Dsim_3.1, whole genome shotgun sequence, a single window of DNA contains:
- the LOC6726876 gene encoding exocyst complex component 4 isoform X2: MSIADKRASFARRAESLVERVRVMNTIYEKYNISTEKCGDLTVIVQGDLSQQEKRAVFITVHDLGCNHNSFQEFVSSPCMTEIKERSCFIHVDVPGHADNAEALADGFPFPSLQSLGEDLVTVLDYLHVKYVIGLGEGAGANVLARFGLAHPSRVLGLILINATGSAASVVQSFKNKFISWKSDEVAQSAESFLMYHKFGHNWQIVGENPDKEKIVAEYQKRLHRSLNSKNIGLYVKAFMNRKDLTLKGCKVDVILITGMLSPYASMVEKLHRDVEKERVTILKIERAGDVLADAPGKVAQSILLFCKGQGLLTSVVMPGVDRGRAFSTASSGSLEGANGSRRLSRGISMEDYDKPNIRRLSIMNTKHIFSFNNVYMDAPPPTKPPRGVKYGKDESAGCGFLVNVIKSLGFSETTEERQKEKQKIEAEFKRSDLRLNELVSRHDQQLTQVLPLFSQVSSEVTASRERIHAVKENLGVCKRLLQCRRDELRKMWTDAVQHKYVLEMLEQIQELRKVPQRVVGYTAKRQYLHASKALTDALATLNGPLQAVEGLSDLRTDLQTRRQQLYQRLHEELVTQVYTNSANEALSSFQRTNSSRLNSSFTRGIGARRSTDRIEANARVRKALAEMAQSFDLDKAEVIEDADLIYPELSMSYFVAIIVESFGMLHKVPDSLETLRVQIQTELLNVVRHTTHQLSVSGATADTNPLLTLLEVIFKQFKAIAKTHSLLLKNYLSVGQKYSVVGPQPYDLTDFWAQAQSVLQLLLTDYLDIQNAAADESAQTGFSEPTSNINSYFLRRKVPSTKRSMFKFDKSSHVGTSSNSDTFKEHRRNASDASVDDNLAGQLGGSGKGSTSGLFPHEKKQREKILICTPDQSIITKVYLPLMGYIKEIENFMKCKPGQPCSLHDFLDNYIKDTFLSKGHNRNLQLTIESLSKNQDAWRTIISPEEIKALNLSRPLLQSTVMVERRLMETKNLIQDLPCYSEDLLKMVCALLKAYREICQAAYRGIVQPDSEDKRIYSVAWLKDEDISRFLKTLPNWTDLKTSSQKSRHNRKLHRGSFEPSEEESPLQVQQRNIREAEMLTSNLGEGGITQQEILVEISVLKELAILQESMEWFSCRVSEFANDLRRPLVNGLNAVPAECGADIAVKDGTIKVMTNLALEFDELANTCLLVLHLEVRVQCFHYLRSKSSVRTNSYVGSKDDILEPDRQVQVLTKRLSEMDEAFSATLHPRKTRYIFEGLAHLASRILIQASNYLEHIDQITVQRMCRNAIALQQTLSNITASREVALDQARHFYELLCMEPDEILNALLERGTQFSEMQLLNALQLSCKSFGITDANLLASYQQKLSDILGAKPSKGIVV, from the exons ATGTCCATTGCCGACAAACGCGCCTCCTTCGCGCGCCGCGCCGAATCCCTGGTGGAGCGGGTGAGAGTTATGAATACCATTTACGAG AAATACAATATCAGCACAGAGAAATGCGGGGATCTGACGGTCATAGTGCAG GGCGACCTGTCGCAGCAGGAGAAACGCGCCGTGTTCATCACGGTTCACGACCTGGGCTGCAACC ACAACTCATTCCAGGAGTTCGTGAGCAGCCCCTGCATGACGGAGATCAAGGAGCGCTCCTGCTTCATCCACGTGGACGTGCCGGGGCACGCGGACAACGCGGAGGCCCTGGCCGACGGCTTTCCCTTCCCCTCGCTCCAATCCCTGGGCGAGGACCTGGTCACCGTGCTGGACTACCTGCACGTGAAGTACGTGATCGGCCTGGGCGAGGGTGCCGGAGCCAATGTCCTGGCCCGCTTCGGACTGGCCCATCCCAGCCGGGTGCTGGGCCTCATCCTGATCAACGCCACTGGCAGCGCCGCCAGTGTGGTGCAGTCCTTCAAGAACAAG TTCATTAGCTGGAAGAGCGACGAGGTGGCCCAGTCGGCTGAGAGCTTTCTGATGTACCACAAATTCGGACAT AACTGG CAAATCGTGGGCGAGAATCCGGACAAGGAGAAGATCGTGGCCGAGTACCAAAAGCGTCTTCACCGATCCCTGAACAGCAAGAACATCGGTCTCTATGTCAAAGCATTTATGAA TCGCAAGGACCTCACGCTCAAGGGCTGCAAGGTGGATGTCATCCTGATCACGGGCATGCTCAGCCCCTACGCATCCATGGTCGAGAAGCTCCATCGCGACGTGGAGAAGGAAAGGGTCACCATTCTGAAGATCGAGCGGGCTGGCGATGTCCTCGCCGATGCT CCCGGAAAGGTGGCCCAATCCATTCTGCTGTTCTGCAAGGGACAGGGTCTGCTCACGTCGGTGGTGATGCCAGGCGTGGATCGCGGACGCGCCTTCTCCACGGCTAGCTCCGGATCGCTGGAGGGGGCCAACGGATCGCGGCGCCTGTCGCGCGGCATCTCGATGGAGGACTACGACAAGCCCAACATCCGCCGGCTCAGCATCATGAACA CCAAGCACATCTTCTCCTTCAACAACGTGTACATGGACGCCCCACCGCCCACGAAGCCCCCGAGGGGAGTGAAGTACGGCAAGGATGAG TCCGCAGGATGTGGCTTCCTGGTCAACGTCATCAAGTCCCTGGGATTCAGCGAGACCACCGAGGAGCGCCAGAAGGAGAAGCAGAAGATCGAGGCGGAATTCAAGCGCTCGGATCTGCGGCTGAACGAGCTGGTCTCGCGGCACGACCAGCAGCTTACCCAGGTGCTGCCCCTGTTCAGCCAGGTGTCCTCGGAGGTGACGGCCAGCCGGGAGCGGATTCATGCCGTCAAGGAGAACCTTGGTGTCTGCAAGCGGCTGTTGCAGTGCCGGCGCGATGAGCTCCGGAAGATGTGGACGGATGCGGTGCAGCACAAGTACGTTCTGGAGATGCTGGAGCAAAT CCAGGAGTTGCGCAAAGTGCCTCAAAGGGTGGTGGGCTACACCGCCAAACGACAGTATCTGCATGCCAGCAAGGCCTTAACTGATGCCCTGGCCACCCTCAATGGACCCTTACAGGCCGTCGAGGGCTTGTCAGATTTGCGCACCGACCTGCAAACTCGACGCCAGCAGCTGTACCAGCGGCTGCATGAGGAACTGGTCACCCAGGTGTACACCAACTCGGCCAACGAGGCCCTCTCCTCGTTCCAACGCACCAACTCCAGTAGGCTGAATTCCAGTTTTACTCGGGGAATAGGTGCTCGTCGCTCTACGGATCGCATCGAGGCCAATGCTCGAGTGCGCAAGGCGCTGGCCGAAATGGCACAGAGCTTCGATTTGGACAAGGCAGAGGTTATTGAAGACGCAGATCTCATTTACCCGGAGCTGAGCATGAGCTACTTCGTTGCCATCATAGTGGAGTCGTTCGGTATGCTGCACAAGGTGCCTGACTCTCTGGAGACACTGCGCGTCCAAATCCAAACAGAGTTGCTCAACGTGGTGCGGCACACAACGCATCAACTGTCTGTGAGTGGAGCAACGGCGGACACCAATCCGCTCCTCACACTTCTGGAGGTCATATTCAAGCAGTTCAAGGCAATAGCCAAAACGCATTCCTTGTTGCTGAAGAACTATTTGTCTGTGGGACAGAAGTACTCTGTGGTTGGACCCCAACCATACGACCTAACCGATTTCTGGGCCCAGGCTCAGTCAGTG TTGCAACTGTTGCTCACCGACTACTTGGATATACAGAATGCTGCCGCGGACGAAAGTGCCCAGACGGGGTTTTCAGAGCCCACCAGCAACATAAATTCCTATTTTCTAAGGCGCAAGGTGCCGAG CACCAAGCGCTCAATGTTCAAGTTCGATAAGTCATCGCACGTTGGCACGAGCAGCAATAGCGACACCTTCAAGGAGCATCGTCGCAACGCCTCGGATGCCTCCGTGGATGACAACCTTGCCGGCCAGCttggtggcagtggcaaggGCTCCACCAGTGGCCTCTTTCCTCACGAGAAAAAGCAGAGGGAAAAAATACTTATTTGTACGCCCGATCAAAGTATCATAACCAAAGTGTATCTACCTCTAATGGGATATATCAAGGAGATAGAGAACTTTATGAAATGCAAGCCAGG GCAACCCTGCAGTCTACATGACTTTTTAGACAACTACATTAAGGACACATTCCTATCCAAAGGCCACAACCGCAACCTGCAGCTGACCATAGAGTCGCTGTCGAAAAATCAAGACGCATGGCGCACTATTATAAGTCCTGAGGAAATAAAGGCTCTTAATCTAAGCAGGCCGTTGCTGCAGTCTACTGTGATGGTCGAACGGAGGTTAATGGAAACTAAGAACCTCATTCAAGACCTGCCCTGCTACTCCGAAGACCTGCTTAAGATGGTGTGTGCTTTGTTGAAGGCCTATCGGGAAATATGTCAGGCGGCCTACCGCGGAATTGTGCAGCCAGATTCAGAGGATAAGAGAATTTACAGCGTGGCATGGCTAAAAGACGAAGATATCAGCAGGTTCTTAAA AACGCTTCCCAACTGGACTGACTTAAAGACCTCCAGTCAGAAGTCGCGCCACAACCGAAAACTTCATCGCGGAAGCTTTGAGCCTTCGGAGGAGGAGAGCCCGTTGCAGGTTCAGCAGCGCAACATCCGCGAGGCTGAAATGCTGACCAGTAATTTGGGCGAGGGTGGGATCACCCAGCAAGAGATTTTGGTCGAGATCAGTGTGCTTAAGGAGCTGGCCATACTGCAGGAGAGCATGGAGTGGTTCTCGTGCCGCGTGTCGGAATTTGCCAACGACTTACGCCGGCCGTTGGTGAACGGACTGAACGCCGTTCCTGCTGAGTGCGGCGCCGACATTGCTGTGAAGGATGGTACGATCAAAGTGATGACTAATCTGGCTTTGGAGTTTGATGAGCTGGCGAACACCTGCCTGCTGGTATTGCATCTGGAGGTGCGCGTTCAATGCTTCCACTATCTGCGCTCAAAGTCGAGTGTAAGGACCAACAGCTATGTGGGCTCCAAGGATGACATCCTGGAGCCCGACCGCCAGGTGCAAGTGCTAACCAAACGGCTGTCTGAGATGGATGAGGCGTTCAGTGCCACTCTACATCCGAGGAAAACCAGG TACATTTTCGAGGGTCTGGCGCACTTGGCATCGCGCATTCTTATCCAGGCCTCCAATTATCTGGAGCACATAGATCAAATAACCGTGCAGCGCATGTGCAGGAACGCGATCGCCCTACAGCAAACATTGAGTAACATAACTGCCTCCAGAGAAGTGGCTTTGGATCAGGCGAGGCACTTCTATGAGCTGCTTTGCATGGAACCCGAT GAAATACTCAATGCGTTGCTGGAGCGGGGCACCCAGTTCTCGGAGATGCAGCTGCTCAATGCCTTGCAGTTGTCCTGCAAGTCCTTCGGCATAACTGACGCCAATCTCCTGGCTTCCTATCAGCAGAAGTTGTCGGACATACTAGGCGCCAAGCCCTCGAAGGGAATAGTTGTGTAG
- the LOC6726876 gene encoding exocyst complex component 4 isoform X1, producing MSIADKRASFARRAESLVERVRVMNTIYEKYNISTEKCGDLTVIVQGDLSQQEKRAVFITVHDLGCNHNSFQEFVSSPCMTEIKERSCFIHVDVPGHADNAEALADGFPFPSLQSLGEDLVTVLDYLHVKYVIGLGEGAGANVLARFGLAHPSRVLGLILINATGSAASVVQSFKNKFISWKSDEVAQSAESFLMYHKFGHVMEQIVGENPDKEKIVAEYQKRLHRSLNSKNIGLYVKAFMNRKDLTLKGCKVDVILITGMLSPYASMVEKLHRDVEKERVTILKIERAGDVLADAPGKVAQSILLFCKGQGLLTSVVMPGVDRGRAFSTASSGSLEGANGSRRLSRGISMEDYDKPNIRRLSIMNTKHIFSFNNVYMDAPPPTKPPRGVKYGKDESAGCGFLVNVIKSLGFSETTEERQKEKQKIEAEFKRSDLRLNELVSRHDQQLTQVLPLFSQVSSEVTASRERIHAVKENLGVCKRLLQCRRDELRKMWTDAVQHKYVLEMLEQIQELRKVPQRVVGYTAKRQYLHASKALTDALATLNGPLQAVEGLSDLRTDLQTRRQQLYQRLHEELVTQVYTNSANEALSSFQRTNSSRLNSSFTRGIGARRSTDRIEANARVRKALAEMAQSFDLDKAEVIEDADLIYPELSMSYFVAIIVESFGMLHKVPDSLETLRVQIQTELLNVVRHTTHQLSVSGATADTNPLLTLLEVIFKQFKAIAKTHSLLLKNYLSVGQKYSVVGPQPYDLTDFWAQAQSVLQLLLTDYLDIQNAAADESAQTGFSEPTSNINSYFLRRKVPSTKRSMFKFDKSSHVGTSSNSDTFKEHRRNASDASVDDNLAGQLGGSGKGSTSGLFPHEKKQREKILICTPDQSIITKVYLPLMGYIKEIENFMKCKPGQPCSLHDFLDNYIKDTFLSKGHNRNLQLTIESLSKNQDAWRTIISPEEIKALNLSRPLLQSTVMVERRLMETKNLIQDLPCYSEDLLKMVCALLKAYREICQAAYRGIVQPDSEDKRIYSVAWLKDEDISRFLKTLPNWTDLKTSSQKSRHNRKLHRGSFEPSEEESPLQVQQRNIREAEMLTSNLGEGGITQQEILVEISVLKELAILQESMEWFSCRVSEFANDLRRPLVNGLNAVPAECGADIAVKDGTIKVMTNLALEFDELANTCLLVLHLEVRVQCFHYLRSKSSVRTNSYVGSKDDILEPDRQVQVLTKRLSEMDEAFSATLHPRKTRYIFEGLAHLASRILIQASNYLEHIDQITVQRMCRNAIALQQTLSNITASREVALDQARHFYELLCMEPDEILNALLERGTQFSEMQLLNALQLSCKSFGITDANLLASYQQKLSDILGAKPSKGIVV from the exons ATGTCCATTGCCGACAAACGCGCCTCCTTCGCGCGCCGCGCCGAATCCCTGGTGGAGCGGGTGAGAGTTATGAATACCATTTACGAG AAATACAATATCAGCACAGAGAAATGCGGGGATCTGACGGTCATAGTGCAG GGCGACCTGTCGCAGCAGGAGAAACGCGCCGTGTTCATCACGGTTCACGACCTGGGCTGCAACC ACAACTCATTCCAGGAGTTCGTGAGCAGCCCCTGCATGACGGAGATCAAGGAGCGCTCCTGCTTCATCCACGTGGACGTGCCGGGGCACGCGGACAACGCGGAGGCCCTGGCCGACGGCTTTCCCTTCCCCTCGCTCCAATCCCTGGGCGAGGACCTGGTCACCGTGCTGGACTACCTGCACGTGAAGTACGTGATCGGCCTGGGCGAGGGTGCCGGAGCCAATGTCCTGGCCCGCTTCGGACTGGCCCATCCCAGCCGGGTGCTGGGCCTCATCCTGATCAACGCCACTGGCAGCGCCGCCAGTGTGGTGCAGTCCTTCAAGAACAAG TTCATTAGCTGGAAGAGCGACGAGGTGGCCCAGTCGGCTGAGAGCTTTCTGATGTACCACAAATTCGGACAT GTTATGGAG CAAATCGTGGGCGAGAATCCGGACAAGGAGAAGATCGTGGCCGAGTACCAAAAGCGTCTTCACCGATCCCTGAACAGCAAGAACATCGGTCTCTATGTCAAAGCATTTATGAA TCGCAAGGACCTCACGCTCAAGGGCTGCAAGGTGGATGTCATCCTGATCACGGGCATGCTCAGCCCCTACGCATCCATGGTCGAGAAGCTCCATCGCGACGTGGAGAAGGAAAGGGTCACCATTCTGAAGATCGAGCGGGCTGGCGATGTCCTCGCCGATGCT CCCGGAAAGGTGGCCCAATCCATTCTGCTGTTCTGCAAGGGACAGGGTCTGCTCACGTCGGTGGTGATGCCAGGCGTGGATCGCGGACGCGCCTTCTCCACGGCTAGCTCCGGATCGCTGGAGGGGGCCAACGGATCGCGGCGCCTGTCGCGCGGCATCTCGATGGAGGACTACGACAAGCCCAACATCCGCCGGCTCAGCATCATGAACA CCAAGCACATCTTCTCCTTCAACAACGTGTACATGGACGCCCCACCGCCCACGAAGCCCCCGAGGGGAGTGAAGTACGGCAAGGATGAG TCCGCAGGATGTGGCTTCCTGGTCAACGTCATCAAGTCCCTGGGATTCAGCGAGACCACCGAGGAGCGCCAGAAGGAGAAGCAGAAGATCGAGGCGGAATTCAAGCGCTCGGATCTGCGGCTGAACGAGCTGGTCTCGCGGCACGACCAGCAGCTTACCCAGGTGCTGCCCCTGTTCAGCCAGGTGTCCTCGGAGGTGACGGCCAGCCGGGAGCGGATTCATGCCGTCAAGGAGAACCTTGGTGTCTGCAAGCGGCTGTTGCAGTGCCGGCGCGATGAGCTCCGGAAGATGTGGACGGATGCGGTGCAGCACAAGTACGTTCTGGAGATGCTGGAGCAAAT CCAGGAGTTGCGCAAAGTGCCTCAAAGGGTGGTGGGCTACACCGCCAAACGACAGTATCTGCATGCCAGCAAGGCCTTAACTGATGCCCTGGCCACCCTCAATGGACCCTTACAGGCCGTCGAGGGCTTGTCAGATTTGCGCACCGACCTGCAAACTCGACGCCAGCAGCTGTACCAGCGGCTGCATGAGGAACTGGTCACCCAGGTGTACACCAACTCGGCCAACGAGGCCCTCTCCTCGTTCCAACGCACCAACTCCAGTAGGCTGAATTCCAGTTTTACTCGGGGAATAGGTGCTCGTCGCTCTACGGATCGCATCGAGGCCAATGCTCGAGTGCGCAAGGCGCTGGCCGAAATGGCACAGAGCTTCGATTTGGACAAGGCAGAGGTTATTGAAGACGCAGATCTCATTTACCCGGAGCTGAGCATGAGCTACTTCGTTGCCATCATAGTGGAGTCGTTCGGTATGCTGCACAAGGTGCCTGACTCTCTGGAGACACTGCGCGTCCAAATCCAAACAGAGTTGCTCAACGTGGTGCGGCACACAACGCATCAACTGTCTGTGAGTGGAGCAACGGCGGACACCAATCCGCTCCTCACACTTCTGGAGGTCATATTCAAGCAGTTCAAGGCAATAGCCAAAACGCATTCCTTGTTGCTGAAGAACTATTTGTCTGTGGGACAGAAGTACTCTGTGGTTGGACCCCAACCATACGACCTAACCGATTTCTGGGCCCAGGCTCAGTCAGTG TTGCAACTGTTGCTCACCGACTACTTGGATATACAGAATGCTGCCGCGGACGAAAGTGCCCAGACGGGGTTTTCAGAGCCCACCAGCAACATAAATTCCTATTTTCTAAGGCGCAAGGTGCCGAG CACCAAGCGCTCAATGTTCAAGTTCGATAAGTCATCGCACGTTGGCACGAGCAGCAATAGCGACACCTTCAAGGAGCATCGTCGCAACGCCTCGGATGCCTCCGTGGATGACAACCTTGCCGGCCAGCttggtggcagtggcaaggGCTCCACCAGTGGCCTCTTTCCTCACGAGAAAAAGCAGAGGGAAAAAATACTTATTTGTACGCCCGATCAAAGTATCATAACCAAAGTGTATCTACCTCTAATGGGATATATCAAGGAGATAGAGAACTTTATGAAATGCAAGCCAGG GCAACCCTGCAGTCTACATGACTTTTTAGACAACTACATTAAGGACACATTCCTATCCAAAGGCCACAACCGCAACCTGCAGCTGACCATAGAGTCGCTGTCGAAAAATCAAGACGCATGGCGCACTATTATAAGTCCTGAGGAAATAAAGGCTCTTAATCTAAGCAGGCCGTTGCTGCAGTCTACTGTGATGGTCGAACGGAGGTTAATGGAAACTAAGAACCTCATTCAAGACCTGCCCTGCTACTCCGAAGACCTGCTTAAGATGGTGTGTGCTTTGTTGAAGGCCTATCGGGAAATATGTCAGGCGGCCTACCGCGGAATTGTGCAGCCAGATTCAGAGGATAAGAGAATTTACAGCGTGGCATGGCTAAAAGACGAAGATATCAGCAGGTTCTTAAA AACGCTTCCCAACTGGACTGACTTAAAGACCTCCAGTCAGAAGTCGCGCCACAACCGAAAACTTCATCGCGGAAGCTTTGAGCCTTCGGAGGAGGAGAGCCCGTTGCAGGTTCAGCAGCGCAACATCCGCGAGGCTGAAATGCTGACCAGTAATTTGGGCGAGGGTGGGATCACCCAGCAAGAGATTTTGGTCGAGATCAGTGTGCTTAAGGAGCTGGCCATACTGCAGGAGAGCATGGAGTGGTTCTCGTGCCGCGTGTCGGAATTTGCCAACGACTTACGCCGGCCGTTGGTGAACGGACTGAACGCCGTTCCTGCTGAGTGCGGCGCCGACATTGCTGTGAAGGATGGTACGATCAAAGTGATGACTAATCTGGCTTTGGAGTTTGATGAGCTGGCGAACACCTGCCTGCTGGTATTGCATCTGGAGGTGCGCGTTCAATGCTTCCACTATCTGCGCTCAAAGTCGAGTGTAAGGACCAACAGCTATGTGGGCTCCAAGGATGACATCCTGGAGCCCGACCGCCAGGTGCAAGTGCTAACCAAACGGCTGTCTGAGATGGATGAGGCGTTCAGTGCCACTCTACATCCGAGGAAAACCAGG TACATTTTCGAGGGTCTGGCGCACTTGGCATCGCGCATTCTTATCCAGGCCTCCAATTATCTGGAGCACATAGATCAAATAACCGTGCAGCGCATGTGCAGGAACGCGATCGCCCTACAGCAAACATTGAGTAACATAACTGCCTCCAGAGAAGTGGCTTTGGATCAGGCGAGGCACTTCTATGAGCTGCTTTGCATGGAACCCGAT GAAATACTCAATGCGTTGCTGGAGCGGGGCACCCAGTTCTCGGAGATGCAGCTGCTCAATGCCTTGCAGTTGTCCTGCAAGTCCTTCGGCATAACTGACGCCAATCTCCTGGCTTCCTATCAGCAGAAGTTGTCGGACATACTAGGCGCCAAGCCCTCGAAGGGAATAGTTGTGTAG